From one Cereibacter sphaeroides 2.4.1 genomic stretch:
- the gap gene encoding type I glyceraldehyde-3-phosphate dehydrogenase, translating to MTIRVAINGFGRIGRNVLRAIVESGRTDIEVVAINDLGQVETNAHLLRFDSVHGRFPAKVTSGDDWIDVGRGPIKVTAIRNPAELPWAGVDMAMECTGIFTTKEKAAAHLQNGAKRVLVSAPCDGADRTIVYGVNHATLTADDLVVSNASCTTNCLSPVAKVLHDAIGIAKGFMTTIHSYTGDQPTLDTMHKDLYRARAAALSMIPTSTGAAKAVGLVLPELKGRLDGVSIRVPTPNVSVVDLVFEAARDTTVEEVNAAIEAAACGPLKGVLGFTTEPNVSSDFNHDPHSSVFHMDQTKVMEGRMVRILSWYDNEWGFSNRMADTAVAMGRLL from the coding sequence ATGACAATCAGGGTTGCCATCAACGGCTTCGGCCGTATCGGCCGCAACGTGCTGCGGGCCATCGTGGAGTCGGGGCGCACCGATATCGAGGTGGTCGCGATCAACGATCTGGGTCAGGTCGAGACCAACGCGCATCTTCTGCGCTTCGACAGCGTGCACGGCCGCTTCCCGGCCAAGGTCACCAGCGGAGACGACTGGATCGATGTGGGCCGCGGCCCGATCAAGGTGACGGCGATCCGCAATCCGGCGGAGCTGCCCTGGGCGGGTGTCGACATGGCGATGGAATGCACGGGCATCTTCACCACCAAGGAGAAGGCCGCGGCCCATCTGCAGAACGGGGCGAAGCGGGTGCTCGTCTCGGCGCCCTGCGACGGGGCCGACCGGACCATCGTCTATGGGGTGAACCATGCGACGCTCACCGCGGACGACCTCGTGGTCTCGAATGCCTCCTGCACCACCAACTGCCTCTCGCCGGTGGCCAAGGTGCTTCACGATGCGATCGGCATCGCCAAGGGCTTCATGACCACGATCCACAGCTATACGGGCGACCAGCCCACGCTCGACACGATGCACAAGGATCTCTACCGCGCCCGCGCCGCGGCGCTGAGCATGATCCCCACCTCGACGGGAGCGGCGAAGGCGGTGGGCCTCGTGCTGCCCGAGCTCAAGGGCCGGCTCGACGGCGTGTCGATCCGGGTGCCCACGCCCAATGTCTCGGTGGTGGATCTGGTGTTCGAGGCCGCCCGCGACACGACGGTGGAGGAGGTGAATGCGGCCATCGAGGCCGCCGCCTGCGGACCGTTGAAGGGCGTGCTGGGCTTCACGACCGAGCCCAACGTCTCGTCCGACTTCAACCACGACCCGCATTCGTCGGTGTTCCACATGGACCAGACCAAGGTGATGGAGGGCCGCATGGTCCGCATCCTCAGCTGGTACGACAACGAATGGGGCTTCTCGAACCGGATGGCCGACACCGCCGTGGCGATGGGCCGGCTTCTCTGA
- the fba gene encoding class II fructose-bisphosphate aldolase (catalyzes the reversible aldol condensation of dihydroxyacetonephosphate and glyceraldehyde 3-phosphate in the Calvin cycle, glycolysis, and/or gluconeogenesis), with the protein MALITLRQLLDHAAEQGYGVPAFNINNMEQGLAIMEAARACDAPVIIQASRGARSYANDIMLAKMIEALAAIYPEIPLCMHQDHGNNEATCMTAIRHGFTSVMMDGSLKADAKTPADYDYNVDITARVSHMAHWVGASVEGELGVLGSLETGESEAEDGHGAEGKLDHSQLLTDPDQAVDFVKKTQVDALAIACGTSHGAYKFSRKPDGEILAMSVIEAIHKKLPDTHLVMHGSSSVPQELQDIINAFGGAMPQTFGVPVEEIVRGIKMGVRKVNIDTDCRMAMTGQFRRIAQQTPSEFDPRKFLKPAMDAMRDLCKQRLEAFGTAGQAGKIRIIPMDDMAKRYASGALAPKTA; encoded by the coding sequence ATGGCACTCATCACGCTTCGCCAGCTTCTCGATCACGCGGCCGAACAGGGCTACGGCGTTCCCGCCTTCAACATCAACAACATGGAGCAGGGTCTCGCGATCATGGAGGCGGCGCGGGCCTGCGATGCGCCCGTCATCATCCAGGCCAGCCGCGGCGCGCGCAGCTACGCCAACGACATCATGCTGGCCAAGATGATCGAGGCGCTGGCCGCGATCTATCCCGAGATCCCGCTCTGCATGCATCAGGACCACGGCAACAACGAGGCCACCTGCATGACCGCGATCCGGCACGGCTTCACCTCGGTGATGATGGACGGCTCACTGAAGGCCGATGCCAAGACGCCTGCCGATTATGACTACAATGTCGATATCACCGCCCGCGTGAGCCACATGGCGCATTGGGTGGGCGCCTCGGTCGAGGGTGAGCTGGGCGTTCTGGGCAGCCTCGAGACCGGCGAGAGCGAGGCCGAGGACGGGCATGGCGCGGAAGGCAAGCTCGATCACAGCCAGCTGCTGACCGACCCCGATCAGGCGGTGGATTTCGTGAAGAAGACCCAGGTCGATGCGCTGGCCATCGCCTGCGGCACCTCGCACGGCGCCTACAAGTTCAGCCGCAAGCCCGACGGCGAGATCCTCGCCATGTCGGTGATCGAGGCGATCCACAAGAAGCTGCCCGACACCCATCTCGTGATGCACGGATCCTCGTCGGTGCCGCAGGAGCTGCAGGACATCATCAACGCGTTCGGCGGCGCCATGCCGCAGACCTTCGGCGTGCCGGTCGAGGAGATCGTGCGCGGCATCAAGATGGGCGTGCGCAAGGTCAATATCGACACCGACTGCCGCATGGCGATGACCGGGCAGTTCCGCCGCATCGCGCAGCAGACGCCTTCCGAATTCGACCCGCGCAAGTTCCTCAAGCCCGCGATGGATGCGATGCGCGACCTCTGCAAGCAGCGGCTCGAAGCCTTCGGCACCGCAGGCCAGGCCGGGAAGATCAGGATCATCCCGATGGACGATATGGCCAAACGCTATGCCAGCGGCGCGCTTGCGCCCAAGACCGCCTGA
- a CDS encoding ribulose-bisphosphate carboxylase, with amino-acid sequence MDQSNRYARLDLQEADLIAGGRHVLCAYVMKPKAGYGYLETAAHFAAESSTGTNVEVSTTDDFTRGVDALVYEIDPEKEIMKIAYPVELFDRNIIDGRAMLCSFLTLTIGNNQGMGDVEYAKMHDFYVPPCYLRLFDGPSMNIADMWRVLGRDVRNGGMVVGTIIKPKLGLRPKPFADACHEFWLGGDFIKNDEPQGNQTFAPLKETIRLVADAMKRAQDETGEAKLFSANITADDHYEMVARGEYILETFGENADHVAFLVDGYVTGPAAITTARRQFPRQFLHYHRAGHGAVTSPQSMRGYTAFVLSKMARLQGASGIHTGTMGYGKMEGEAADKIMAYMLTDEAAEGPFYRQDWLGLKATTPIISGGMNALRLPGFFDNLGHSNVIQTSGGGAFGHLDGGTAGAKSLRQSHEAWMAGVDLVTYAREHRELARAFESFPADADKFYPGWRDRLHRAA; translated from the coding sequence ATGGACCAGTCCAACCGCTACGCCCGGCTTGATCTGCAGGAAGCCGATCTGATCGCCGGCGGCCGTCACGTTCTCTGCGCCTATGTCATGAAGCCCAAGGCGGGCTACGGCTATCTGGAGACGGCGGCGCATTTCGCGGCCGAAAGCTCCACCGGCACCAACGTCGAGGTCTCGACCACCGACGATTTCACCCGCGGCGTCGATGCGCTCGTCTATGAGATCGACCCGGAGAAGGAGATCATGAAGATCGCCTATCCGGTCGAGCTCTTCGACCGCAACATCATCGACGGGCGGGCGATGCTCTGCTCGTTCCTGACGCTGACGATCGGCAACAACCAGGGCATGGGCGACGTCGAATATGCCAAGATGCACGATTTCTATGTGCCGCCCTGCTATCTGCGCCTGTTCGACGGCCCCTCGATGAACATCGCCGACATGTGGCGCGTGCTGGGGCGCGATGTGCGCAACGGCGGCATGGTGGTGGGCACGATCATCAAGCCGAAGCTCGGGCTGCGGCCGAAACCCTTCGCGGATGCCTGCCACGAGTTCTGGCTGGGCGGCGACTTCATCAAGAACGACGAGCCGCAGGGCAACCAGACCTTCGCGCCGCTGAAGGAGACCATCCGCCTCGTGGCCGATGCGATGAAGCGCGCGCAGGACGAGACCGGCGAGGCCAAGCTCTTCTCGGCCAACATCACCGCGGACGACCATTACGAGATGGTGGCGCGCGGGGAATACATCCTCGAGACCTTCGGCGAGAATGCCGACCATGTGGCCTTCCTCGTCGACGGCTATGTGACGGGCCCCGCGGCCATCACCACCGCGCGGCGCCAGTTCCCGCGCCAGTTCCTGCATTATCACCGGGCGGGGCACGGCGCCGTCACCTCGCCGCAGTCGATGCGGGGCTATACGGCCTTCGTGCTCTCGAAGATGGCGCGCCTGCAGGGGGCCTCGGGCATCCACACCGGCACCATGGGCTATGGCAAGATGGAGGGCGAGGCGGCCGACAAGATCATGGCCTACATGCTGACCGACGAGGCGGCCGAGGGGCCCTTCTACCGTCAGGACTGGCTGGGGCTGAAGGCCACGACGCCCATCATCTCGGGCGGCATGAACGCGCTGCGGCTGCCGGGCTTCTTCGACAATCTCGGCCATTCCAACGTGATCCAGACCTCGGGCGGCGGCGCCTTCGGCCATCTCGACGGCGGCACGGCGGGGGCGAAGTCGCTGCGCCAGTCGCACGAAGCCTGGATGGCGGGGGTGGATCTCGTGACCTATGCCCGCGAGCATCGCGAGCTCGCCCGTGCCTTCGAGAGCTTCCCGGCGGATGCCGACAAGTTCTATCCGGGCTGGCGCGACCGGCTGCATCGCGCGGCCTGA
- the ggt gene encoding gamma-glutamyltransferase, whose translation MVRTLALFLASALPAFAQQASDTLAPEAPTAPAAFGSLSPAAAAAMETRDSGRPVEAEDWMVVAANPLAVEAGAEILRSGGSAADAMVAVQTVLGLVEPQSSGLGGGAFLVWFDAATGAVTTLDARETAPRAATPRLFQTPEGEPLEFLDAVVGGRSVGTPGTPLLLEEAHRRWGRSGWSDLFDPAIRLAEEGFAVSPRLAGLVAEDPEGLSRFPATAAYFLPEGQPLKAGALLKNPDYAETLRRLAAEGADAFYRGPIAEEIVATVRGAEGNPGVLALEDLAAYRVVERPPVCADYRGAEICGMGPPSSGALTVGLILGALEPYDLAALGPENAESWRLIGDATRLAFADRGRYMADRDFVPVPVEGLLDPAYLAARAELLRGDDALPEVAAGTPEWDHAGLLAPDESLELPSTSHISIVDAAGNVLSMTTTIENGFGSRLMTNGFLLNNELTDFSFRTHAEGWPIANRVEPGKRPRSSMAPTIVLRDGKPVLAVGSPGGSTIIGYVAQALIAHLDWGMDVQQAVAMPHLVNTFGPFQIEAGTRAEALSQPLADLGYDVKPVDLTSGLHAISLGERLQGGADPRREGIALGE comes from the coding sequence ATGGTCCGCACGCTCGCCCTGTTCCTCGCCTCGGCCCTGCCCGCCTTCGCGCAACAGGCCAGCGACACGCTGGCCCCCGAGGCGCCCACCGCGCCCGCGGCCTTCGGCAGCCTCTCGCCCGCAGCCGCCGCGGCGATGGAGACGCGCGACTCGGGACGGCCCGTCGAGGCGGAGGACTGGATGGTGGTGGCTGCGAACCCGCTCGCCGTCGAGGCCGGAGCCGAGATCCTGCGCAGCGGCGGCAGCGCGGCCGATGCCATGGTCGCCGTCCAGACCGTGCTGGGGCTGGTCGAGCCGCAATCCTCGGGGCTCGGCGGCGGCGCCTTCCTCGTCTGGTTCGATGCGGCGACCGGCGCCGTCACCACGCTCGATGCGCGCGAGACCGCGCCGCGGGCCGCGACCCCCCGGCTCTTCCAGACGCCCGAGGGCGAGCCGCTGGAATTCCTCGACGCGGTGGTGGGCGGCCGGTCCGTGGGCACCCCCGGCACGCCGCTTCTGCTCGAGGAGGCGCACCGGCGCTGGGGCAGGTCCGGCTGGTCCGACCTCTTCGATCCGGCCATCCGTCTGGCCGAGGAGGGCTTTGCGGTCTCGCCGCGTCTCGCGGGGCTCGTGGCCGAGGATCCCGAGGGGCTCTCGCGCTTTCCCGCCACCGCCGCCTATTTCCTGCCCGAGGGCCAGCCGCTGAAGGCCGGAGCCCTCCTGAAGAACCCCGACTATGCCGAGACCCTTCGCCGTCTGGCGGCCGAAGGCGCGGATGCGTTCTACCGCGGCCCCATCGCCGAGGAGATCGTGGCCACCGTCCGCGGCGCCGAGGGCAATCCGGGCGTGCTCGCGCTCGAGGATCTGGCCGCCTACCGCGTGGTGGAGCGTCCGCCCGTCTGCGCCGACTACCGCGGCGCCGAGATCTGCGGCATGGGTCCGCCCTCGTCGGGAGCGCTGACCGTGGGGCTGATCCTCGGCGCGCTCGAGCCCTACGATCTGGCCGCCCTCGGGCCCGAGAATGCCGAAAGCTGGCGCCTGATCGGCGATGCGACCCGCCTCGCCTTCGCCGACCGCGGCCGATACATGGCCGACAGAGATTTCGTGCCGGTGCCCGTCGAGGGGCTGCTCGATCCCGCCTATCTCGCCGCCCGGGCCGAGCTTCTGCGCGGAGACGATGCGTTGCCCGAGGTGGCGGCCGGCACGCCCGAATGGGATCACGCGGGGCTCCTCGCCCCCGACGAGAGCCTCGAATTGCCCTCGACCTCGCATATCTCCATCGTGGATGCGGCGGGCAACGTGCTCTCGATGACGACGACCATCGAGAACGGCTTCGGCTCGCGGCTGATGACGAACGGGTTCCTCCTGAACAACGAACTCACCGACTTCTCCTTCCGCACCCATGCGGAGGGCTGGCCCATCGCGAACCGGGTGGAGCCCGGCAAGCGCCCGCGCTCGTCGATGGCGCCCACCATCGTACTCCGCGACGGCAAGCCCGTGCTGGCGGTGGGCAGCCCCGGCGGCTCCACGATCATCGGCTATGTGGCACAGGCGCTGATCGCCCATCTCGACTGGGGCATGGATGTGCAGCAGGCGGTGGCCATGCCGCATCTCGTGAACACTTTCGGCCCGTTCCAGATCGAGGCCGGCACCCGCGCCGAAGCGCTGAGCCAGCCGCTCGCCGATCTGGGTTATGACGTGAAGCCGGTGGACCTGACCTCCGGCCTCCATGCGATCTCGCTGGGCGAGAGGTTGCAGGGCGGCGCCGATCCCCGCCGCGAGGGAATCGCGCTGGGCGAGTGA
- a CDS encoding ABC transporter permease: MNLQAVRVIFAKEMARFFRTILESLASPVISTSLYFVVFGAAIGSRIETVGGVSYGAFIVPGLIMLTVVTQSVANASFAIHFPKFIGTMQELLAAPIGFTEIVTGFVGAAAVKSILIGLVILATAFLFVDLPIAHPVAMLALLALTSLSFSLFGFIIGIWAKDFQQLQLIPLLVLTPLIFLGGSFYSIEMLPGPWQTVALFNPVVYLMSVFRWSFFDTADVPVAVSLVAIFAFTALCLGAIWWIFRSGWRIRP; the protein is encoded by the coding sequence ATGAACCTTCAGGCTGTCCGGGTGATCTTCGCCAAGGAGATGGCGCGCTTCTTCCGCACCATCCTCGAGTCGCTGGCCTCGCCCGTCATCTCGACCTCGCTTTATTTCGTCGTCTTCGGCGCGGCCATCGGCAGCCGGATCGAGACGGTGGGCGGCGTGAGCTACGGCGCCTTCATCGTGCCGGGCCTCATCATGCTGACGGTGGTCACGCAGTCGGTGGCCAATGCCTCCTTCGCGATCCATTTCCCGAAATTCATCGGCACGATGCAGGAGCTGCTGGCGGCCCCTATCGGCTTCACCGAGATCGTGACGGGCTTCGTGGGGGCGGCGGCGGTCAAGTCGATCCTGATCGGGCTCGTGATCCTCGCCACGGCCTTCCTCTTCGTCGATCTGCCCATCGCCCATCCGGTGGCGATGCTGGCGCTTCTGGCGCTGACCAGCCTCAGCTTCTCGCTCTTCGGCTTCATCATCGGGATCTGGGCCAAGGATTTCCAGCAGTTGCAGCTCATCCCGCTGCTCGTGCTGACGCCGCTGATCTTCCTCGGCGGCAGCTTCTACAGCATCGAGATGCTGCCGGGGCCCTGGCAGACGGTCGCGCTGTTCAATCCGGTGGTCTATCTGATGTCGGTCTTCCGCTGGTCCTTCTTCGACACGGCCGATGTGCCGGTGGCGGTGAGCCTCGTGGCGATCTTCGCCTTCACCGCGCTCTGCCTCGGTGCGATCTGGTGGATCTTCCGCTCGGGCTGGCGCATCCGGCCCTGA
- a CDS encoding ABC transporter ATP-binding protein, whose amino-acid sequence MTAIVSVRDLVKTYDTGFRALKSVSLDIREGEILALLGPNGAGKTTLISTICGIVRPTSGQVTVGGHDIASDWRAARAMIGLVPQEIALEPFEKVFRSVSYARGLYGKPPDPAHVERVLRQLSLWDKKDSAIQPLSGGMKRRVLIAKALAHEPRVLFLDEPTAGVDVELRKDMWAVVEDLRAEGVTIILTTHYIEEAEAIADRVGIITGGEILLVEDKASLMARMGRKELKVDLAQPIAAVPEALAGRGLTLGPGGLSLVYSYDATQERTGIVTLLTEMRAAGLPIADIATRQSSLEDIFVDLVRAGR is encoded by the coding sequence ATGACCGCCATCGTCTCCGTCCGCGATCTGGTGAAGACCTACGACACCGGCTTCCGGGCGCTGAAATCCGTCAGCCTCGACATTCGCGAGGGCGAGATCCTCGCGCTCCTCGGCCCGAACGGCGCCGGCAAGACCACGCTCATCTCGACGATCTGCGGCATCGTGCGCCCGACTTCGGGCCAGGTCACGGTGGGCGGCCACGACATCGCCTCCGACTGGCGCGCGGCGCGGGCGATGATCGGCCTCGTGCCGCAGGAGATCGCGCTCGAGCCCTTCGAGAAGGTGTTCCGCAGCGTGAGCTACGCCCGCGGGCTCTATGGCAAGCCGCCGGACCCCGCCCATGTCGAGCGGGTGCTGCGTCAGCTCTCGCTCTGGGACAAGAAGGACAGCGCGATCCAGCCGCTCTCGGGCGGAATGAAGCGGCGGGTGCTGATCGCCAAGGCGCTGGCGCACGAGCCGCGGGTGCTCTTTCTCGACGAGCCCACGGCGGGCGTCGATGTGGAGCTGCGCAAGGACATGTGGGCCGTGGTCGAGGATCTGCGGGCAGAGGGCGTGACCATCATCCTGACCACCCATTACATCGAGGAGGCCGAGGCCATCGCCGACCGCGTGGGGATCATCACGGGGGGCGAGATCCTTCTCGTAGAGGACAAGGCGAGCCTGATGGCGCGGATGGGCCGCAAGGAGCTGAAGGTGGATCTGGCGCAGCCCATCGCGGCGGTGCCCGAGGCGCTGGCGGGGCGCGGGCTCACGCTCGGGCCCGGCGGCCTGAGCCTCGTCTACAGCTACGATGCCACGCAGGAGCGGACGGGCATCGTCACGCTCCTGACCGAGATGCGCGCGGCGGGCCTGCCCATCGCCGACATCGCCACGCGGCAGAGCAGCCTCGAGGACATCTTCGTGGATCTGGTGAGGGCGGGACGATGA
- a CDS encoding AAA family ATPase, with amino-acid sequence MNVMDTHPDGRAIAHLAERIRAGLIGHEILVERLMTALLTGGHVLIEGAPGLAKTRAVKRLAQGLDGSFARIQCTPDLMPSDLTGTQVFRRQSESFDFVPGPIFHSLVLVDEINRAPPKVQSALLEAMAEGQVTAGGVTRPLPDPFMVVATQNPIEHEGTFPLPEAQLDRFLLHVDLAMPGAEAERAILDLVEGEAREAALPAGRPLELAELRRARAAVAGIHLAPALRDFIVRLVIATRETEGSPLEGLIEHAVSPRGTLALAASARSRALLHGRDHALPEDVEALAPDALAHRLVPSWRATSEGISARGIVARLLPHVRPW; translated from the coding sequence GTGAACGTCATGGACACCCACCCCGACGGCCGGGCCATCGCGCATCTGGCCGAGCGGATCCGGGCGGGGCTGATCGGCCACGAGATCCTCGTCGAGCGGCTGATGACCGCGCTGCTGACCGGGGGGCATGTGCTGATCGAGGGCGCGCCGGGGCTCGCCAAGACCCGCGCCGTCAAGCGGCTCGCGCAGGGGCTCGACGGCAGCTTCGCCCGCATCCAGTGCACGCCCGATCTGATGCCCTCGGACCTCACCGGCACGCAGGTCTTCCGCCGCCAGAGCGAGAGCTTCGACTTCGTGCCGGGGCCGATCTTCCATTCCCTCGTGCTGGTCGACGAGATCAACCGCGCGCCGCCCAAGGTGCAGTCGGCCCTGCTCGAGGCCATGGCCGAGGGGCAGGTCACGGCGGGCGGCGTCACGCGGCCCCTGCCGGACCCGTTCATGGTGGTCGCGACCCAGAATCCGATCGAGCACGAGGGCACCTTTCCCTTGCCCGAGGCGCAGCTCGACCGGTTCCTGCTCCATGTGGATCTGGCAATGCCGGGGGCCGAGGCCGAGCGCGCGATCCTCGATCTGGTCGAGGGCGAGGCGCGGGAGGCGGCCCTGCCCGCGGGCAGGCCGCTCGAACTGGCCGAGCTTCGGCGGGCGCGCGCGGCGGTCGCGGGCATCCATCTCGCGCCCGCGCTCAGGGATTTCATCGTGCGGCTGGTGATCGCCACGCGGGAGACCGAAGGCTCGCCGCTCGAGGGGCTCATCGAACATGCGGTCTCGCCGCGGGGAACGCTGGCGCTTGCGGCCTCGGCCCGGTCGCGGGCGCTTCTGCACGGGCGCGACCATGCGCTGCCCGAGGATGTCGAGGCGCTGGCGCCCGATGCGCTGGCCCACCGGCTGGTGCCGAGCTGGCGCGCCACCTCCGAAGGGATCTCCGCGCGCGGGATCGTGGCGCGGCTCCTCCCCCATGTCCGGCCCTGGTGA
- a CDS encoding DUF58 domain-containing protein produces MTGEGHEVTVAGLLALAPLAAQRGRRPPEPARRPGSTATRPRGQGHEIREIRPFTEGDDLRHLDAAATARTGTLQVRSFHEDRDRTVLLVADFRRPMLWGTRRFRSVAAAEALALAGWQAVNGGGSAGAVALTDGGLHSSRASGRTAGMAQAAGCLARGHRAALAAVRQPVRDLGPDLLRAARLAPRGATVILATALDRPGPEFEAALGAVLRRGPLRLLLAVDPFETDPPRQALPFLTAEGRAGRGGFADLPATRAATLDRLAELGVTAERLPADLPLGAGP; encoded by the coding sequence ATGACGGGCGAGGGCCATGAGGTGACGGTGGCAGGGCTTCTGGCGCTGGCCCCGCTCGCGGCCCAACGCGGGCGTCGCCCGCCCGAGCCCGCGCGGCGGCCGGGATCGACCGCCACGAGGCCCCGCGGGCAGGGGCACGAGATCCGCGAGATCCGGCCCTTCACCGAGGGCGACGACCTTCGCCACCTCGACGCGGCCGCCACCGCGCGCACCGGCACGCTTCAGGTGCGCAGCTTCCACGAGGACCGCGACCGGACCGTGCTGCTCGTGGCCGACTTTCGCCGCCCGATGCTGTGGGGCACGCGGCGTTTCCGCTCGGTTGCGGCGGCCGAGGCGCTGGCGCTGGCGGGCTGGCAGGCGGTGAACGGCGGGGGCTCGGCGGGCGCGGTGGCGCTGACGGACGGCGGGCTCCATTCCTCGCGCGCCTCGGGCCGGACGGCGGGCATGGCGCAGGCCGCGGGCTGCCTTGCGCGGGGCCACCGCGCGGCGCTCGCGGCGGTGCGCCAGCCGGTGCGGGATCTCGGACCCGATCTGTTGCGCGCGGCCCGCCTCGCGCCGCGCGGCGCGACGGTCATCCTTGCGACCGCGCTTGACCGGCCGGGGCCGGAGTTCGAGGCGGCGCTCGGCGCGGTCCTGCGGCGGGGCCCGCTCCGGCTCCTTCTTGCGGTGGACCCGTTCGAGACCGATCCGCCGCGGCAGGCGCTGCCCTTCCTCACGGCCGAGGGCAGGGCGGGGCGCGGCGGCTTCGCCGATCTGCCCGCCACGCGCGCGGCGACCCTCGACCGGTTGGCGGAGCTGGGAGTCACCGCCGAGCGGTTGCCTGCGGACCTGCCCCTCGGAGCCGGCCCATGA
- a CDS encoding VWA domain-containing protein — translation MLDLAAPFFLLLLPLPFLVRRFLPPHAAQEGALYLPEAFAAAARPTSAFARSERWEGALRAILWLALVLALAGPERLKAVPDLSASGREIVLTLDMSGSMLIEDFDIDGVQSTRLEAVKRVARSFVEERQGDRIGLVLFANRAYVAAPLTFDLAAVGRAIEEASIGITGRSTAIADGLGLALKSVTESSAASRVIVLLSDGQDNAHQIDARQVAGLAARHGVRIHTIALGPDDLETRPAARDAVDTATLRAIAEASGGRSYRVRGMEDLRAMAADLDRLEPNPAERPPVLVPEPLWPWPALLALGAALVLGLRRAGLAPWPRRAGRAA, via the coding sequence ATGCTTGATCTCGCGGCCCCTTTCTTCCTGCTGCTCCTGCCGCTGCCGTTCCTCGTCCGCCGGTTCCTTCCGCCCCATGCGGCGCAGGAGGGGGCGCTCTACCTGCCCGAGGCCTTTGCCGCCGCGGCCCGCCCCACCTCGGCCTTTGCCCGCAGCGAGCGGTGGGAGGGGGCCCTGCGGGCGATCCTGTGGCTCGCGCTGGTGCTGGCGCTGGCAGGGCCCGAGCGGCTGAAGGCGGTGCCGGATCTTTCCGCCTCGGGGCGCGAGATCGTGCTGACGCTCGACATGTCGGGCTCGATGCTGATCGAGGATTTCGACATCGACGGGGTGCAGAGCACGCGGCTCGAGGCGGTCAAGCGGGTGGCGCGCAGCTTCGTCGAGGAGCGGCAGGGCGACCGGATCGGCCTCGTCCTCTTTGCGAACCGCGCCTACGTGGCCGCGCCCCTGACCTTCGATCTGGCGGCGGTGGGGCGGGCCATCGAAGAGGCCTCGATCGGCATCACCGGCCGCTCGACCGCCATCGCCGACGGGCTGGGGCTTGCGCTGAAGAGCGTGACCGAGAGCAGTGCGGCCTCGCGGGTGATCGTGCTTCTGTCGGACGGGCAGGACAATGCGCACCAGATCGACGCGCGGCAGGTGGCAGGGCTCGCGGCGCGGCACGGGGTGCGCATCCACACGATCGCGCTCGGTCCGGACGATCTCGAGACCCGTCCGGCCGCCCGCGATGCGGTGGACACGGCCACGCTCCGCGCCATTGCCGAGGCGAGCGGGGGACGGAGCTACCGCGTGCGGGGGATGGAGGATCTGCGCGCCATGGCGGCCGACCTCGACCGGCTGGAGCCGAACCCTGCGGAACGGCCGCCGGTGCTGGTGCCCGAGCCGCTCTGGCCCTGGCCCGCGCTTCTGGCGCTGGGGGCGGCTCTCGTCCTCGGCCTCCGCCGGGCAGGGCTGGCGCCGTGGCCCCGTCGGGCAGGGCGCGCGGCATGA